The nucleotide window tgaattttcctgctgtcTTCTGACAATCTGTTTTTGTAAAGATGGATTGGACACCGATACTTTATCACAAACCAATAGTTGTTTACTTTCATCGATTTCTTACATGTTggattaataaatttgtcCTTTTTTATCACTATCACATAAACGTCATTGACAGCTTCAAATGGCTGTTAATACAAACAGTATTGTGTCCACTCGCGTATGCATGTTTTCCCCAGCGCCGTGGTCCCGGTGCATGTTTAGGGCTGGACCCTATGACTAGAGGTGGACTCCCGGTGCAATAGGCCAACCTTAAAAACTGTTTCTTTCTGTCTGCGAAGGCTTTCTGTTATCGCTACGTCGTCATCTGGCGACAAATATGCTTACTAATTCAATGAACGAATACACTGAGTTGTCTGCTGAAGAATATACTATAAGATTGTTCGGATTTCCgtattattttcttaaatagAAATTTGGATCGTCAAACCATGGTTGTTCTAGAAAACAGTGCGGTCAGTTAAatacaattattttttgaaataacctatgattaattttaaattttcggTATAACGATTCTAGTTTCTCACGGCACTCACTTTGATGTACCAAAAGGCCAGGTTACAAGGATCCGTAAGGGTGACACTAAAACGATGTAATaataaacacatttttttatagtttattaGTCGTGAATAACtttatattaattttttcatctCAGATGATGGACGAAAGAAACCGATTCCCAGAGTCGAGCAAAGCAACAAAGAAGAGCCAGAATATAGTTGCATTTTTAGAGCAACTCTGGGAAGCAAGAAAATAAGCACAATAGTAGAAACTTTTTTCTAGAGAATTGTTAAAacttatttaaattaaattattcaCTCATAGGTAACTGCAGATCTTCTGTCAGAATTTCAGACTACTTTCAGCTCAACTATCAGATCCAACATGGATGGCctgaaaaagcaaaagaaatctAAGGGGAAACGTAAATCTAAAGCTATGGCCACACAATAACCTATCATTCCCAGATCCAACCTATGGtggaaaataaacaaaagcattgtataaaaatgtttattggAGTTTATGCACATGCAAAATCAATCTTTTTGCAATATGGATGAATATTTACTTAAACATTAGATAATTTATCCTGTAAATGTTTGCTAAGTTCTTCAAGGGCACCAAGTGCTTCTTGTATCTCATTTGGGATGTCTAACTCATAGCAAAGTTTAACCTGGCTTATTGCAGACCGTAAACTGAGTTTTGCTGAACTAGCAAGCTGAAGGTTTTCTTTAGACaaatcttttcttaacaaGTCTAGACATCTATCAACATACTTTCTACATAATCTCAGAGTAAACATACAAGATATGATATCCTTTTCCCAGTTTTTTTCCTGTATGGCACTCCGATAGGACTTCTGCATCAGCTGGGCAACCCGAAACATAGTTGTTGTGTCCGTATCAGCATTACCAGCTAAGAGATCCGCATATATTTCCCAAACTTGTGCATTGTTTGTCACTTGCGAAGTCAATCGACCAAGTAGTTTTTGAACCGATGGGGCAAGCCGTTCAACGTTTTGGCCGTAGTTGTCTTCTTTATTTTCCAATATGGCTTGAAGTAGAATTTTTAACACCTGAACGTctatatgtttttctttcagttcaaGGATGCGGTTGTATGAACGAATGGCCTACAAAATCATTCATCATGCAAAATACGCaccgtaaaaaaaatatatatatacatatatatgtgATTTACCTCTTCATATTCACAGCA belongs to Daphnia magna isolate NIES linkage group LG1, ASM2063170v1.1, whole genome shotgun sequence and includes:
- the LOC116935478 gene encoding signal recognition particle 14 kDa protein; this encodes MVVLENSAFLTALTLMYQKARLQGSVRVTLKRYDGRKKPIPRVEQSNKEEPEYSCIFRATLGSKKISTIVTADLLSEFQTTFSSTIRSNMDGLKKQKKSKGKRKSKAMATQ